Proteins co-encoded in one Lentimicrobium sp. L6 genomic window:
- a CDS encoding LamG-like jellyroll fold domain-containing protein translates to MKKTVLFILTAVLITPSFAQTNNSASAYLTYNGNLATGNAFEVTTQYTLEAWIYPTTTSGDNDIIAYTTLDYTSPARGYRFSIGQGKLQLIVYNSSGTNTKTSTAAIPTNEWTHVAAVINNSSSVVLYINGIASSSSSSGNNDFSPDYYSSYIPKPTIGGYYYDDNNTGKYFNGRIDEARIWNDARSETEINDYMHRDIADGTNPGNLVCWLDMNSTISPGSSVNDLSSNNYNFTSRSSSSNTYGAPVIIYNSSCFEVAEALWYNTGTNWSITSDGLSLKDYSGTLDRLESYSFANNNQNGTTSSGCPTGVELRANQVWYFNSEADDAINFLFQCDNFAPLLDNTQLEADDYKLLSSSSSSGPFTSVSSGISVSGDDITFENVTPTNGYYYTIGRDNDPATVTTSSISNITPTTATGGGNVTADGGSTITARGVCWNTTGSPTTSDPKTTNGSGTGTFTSSITGLSPNTTYYVRAYATNSEGPAYGSEISFTTDYADITWDGSEGTDWNTPGNWSLAAVPTSSNNVTIPSVGITNFPVIASGDGADCNNLTISSGATLTLASGGSLKTAGTVTNDGGTFNAQRTISNGQWHMISSPVSNAVSGMFDGDYLQYWSEEDVWWYDVEVTDMALIPVQGYGFWSDDGETTHTFSGTPNTGTIPFTLSYHNNPDPDAIHDGTNLVGNPYPSAIDWSQLQGNYGTAYIYNPVADDYIENTASAIPPMQGFFICTLNDGSSFSLQNSNRTHGGTFYKNSQDIQNGLLLTASYGEFEDEFKLLFDENANDGFNLIDDSWKFLSSGNGVSQIWSYSIDGKLAIDKRPYTETIQLGFSNSENGFYTLSLKEINGINSIELEDTKLNLFYDLSKGAYSFDWLTSDSEERFILHLKATGTQEFVEQEAQVYSDNGQVYVRMDEADKFEEIMIYDLAGRLLYQNQLSHQNLQSFDLSHLQGAYLVQLISGSGTQVEKVILE, encoded by the coding sequence ATGAAAAAAACAGTACTTTTTATTTTAACAGCAGTATTAATCACACCGAGTTTTGCGCAAACAAATAATTCGGCATCAGCTTATCTGACTTATAACGGAAATCTTGCAACGGGCAACGCATTTGAAGTAACCACTCAATATACTTTGGAAGCTTGGATTTACCCTACAACAACTAGTGGAGATAATGACATCATTGCCTACACTACACTAGACTACACTTCACCTGCAAGAGGTTATAGATTTAGTATTGGTCAAGGTAAATTGCAACTCATTGTATATAATTCATCTGGTACTAACACAAAAACATCAACCGCTGCAATACCGACAAATGAATGGACACATGTAGCTGCAGTTATTAATAATTCTTCCTCAGTAGTCTTGTATATAAATGGCATTGCAAGCTCATCATCATCCTCAGGAAATAATGATTTTAGCCCTGATTACTATAGCAGTTACATTCCCAAACCAACTATCGGCGGCTATTATTACGATGACAATAATACGGGAAAATATTTTAATGGACGTATCGACGAAGCAAGAATTTGGAATGATGCCAGGAGTGAAACTGAAATAAATGATTATATGCACAGGGATATTGCTGATGGAACCAATCCTGGTAATCTTGTATGTTGGTTGGATATGAATTCTACTATTTCACCTGGCTCCAGTGTGAATGATCTGTCAAGCAACAATTACAATTTTACCTCTAGATCTTCATCATCAAACACCTACGGTGCTCCTGTAATAATTTACAATTCGTCCTGCTTTGAAGTAGCAGAAGCCCTTTGGTATAATACGGGCACAAATTGGAGTATCACAAGTGACGGTTTAAGCCTCAAAGATTACAGTGGAACTTTGGATCGTTTAGAATCTTATAGTTTTGCAAATAATAACCAAAATGGAACTACAAGTAGCGGCTGTCCTACAGGTGTAGAGCTTCGGGCAAACCAAGTGTGGTATTTTAACTCTGAAGCAGACGATGCAATCAATTTTCTATTTCAATGCGATAATTTTGCACCTTTACTCGACAATACCCAACTTGAAGCAGATGATTATAAATTGTTGAGCTCAAGTAGTAGTAGCGGCCCCTTTACATCCGTAAGTTCAGGAATTTCTGTTAGTGGTGACGATATCACCTTTGAAAATGTAACACCAACAAATGGATATTATTACACCATCGGCAGAGACAATGACCCAGCCACAGTAACAACTTCTTCCATAAGCAATATTACACCAACAACAGCCACTGGTGGTGGTAATGTTACTGCTGATGGTGGCAGTACGATTACAGCGCGCGGTGTATGCTGGAATACAACCGGGTCACCTACCACAAGCGATCCTAAAACAACCAATGGCAGTGGAACCGGCACATTTACCTCCTCTATTACAGGACTGAGCCCAAATACAACTTATTATGTAAGAGCCTACGCAACAAATAGTGAAGGGCCAGCTTATGGCTCTGAAATAAGCTTTACAACAGATTATGCGGATATTACCTGGGATGGTTCAGAGGGCACTGATTGGAATACTCCCGGCAATTGGAGTCTTGCTGCAGTTCCCACTTCTTCAAATAATGTTACGATTCCATCCGTTGGTATTACTAATTTTCCTGTAATAGCCTCAGGTGATGGAGCTGATTGTAACAATTTAACCATCAGTTCAGGTGCTACTTTAACACTTGCTTCTGGAGGTTCTTTGAAAACTGCAGGAACTGTTACAAATGATGGAGGAACATTCAATGCCCAAAGAACTATCTCCAATGGGCAATGGCATATGATCTCCTCTCCTGTTTCAAATGCAGTGAGCGGCATGTTTGATGGGGATTACTTACAATACTGGAGTGAAGAAGATGTTTGGTGGTATGATGTAGAAGTAACCGACATGGCACTAATTCCTGTTCAAGGCTATGGTTTTTGGTCAGATGATGGTGAAACTACCCATACTTTTTCTGGAACACCTAATACTGGGACAATTCCCTTCACGCTATCCTATCATAATAATCCTGATCCTGATGCAATCCATGATGGTACCAATCTGGTAGGAAATCCCTACCCATCAGCTATTGACTGGTCACAACTTCAAGGAAATTATGGAACAGCATATATTTACAACCCTGTTGCAGATGATTATATCGAAAATACCGCTTCAGCTATTCCTCCTATGCAAGGCTTCTTTATATGTACTCTGAATGATGGAAGCAGTTTCTCCCTTCAAAATTCCAATCGTACACATGGAGGAACTTTTTATAAAAACTCACAAGACATACAAAACGGATTATTATTAACCGCTTCTTATGGTGAATTCGAAGATGAGTTTAAATTGCTATTTGATGAAAATGCAAATGATGGTTTTAATTTAATCGATGATTCTTGGAAATTCCTATCCTCTGGAAATGGTGTATCGCAAATCTGGTCTTATAGCATCGACGGTAAGCTTGCCATTGATAAAAGACCTTATACTGAAACGATACAACTAGGATTTTCCAATAGCGAAAACGGCTTCTATACTCTATCCCTAAAAGAAATAAATGGAATAAATAGTATTGAACTAGAAGACACCAAACTAAACCTCTTCTACGACCTAAGTAAAGGAGCTTATAGCTTTGATTGGTTAACAAGTGATTCAGAGGAGCGTTTCATACTGCATCTTAAGGCTACCGGAACTCAAGAATTTGTTGAACAAGAAGCACAAGTATATTCAGACAATGGACAAGTTTATGTGAGAATGGATGAAGCGGACAAATTTGAAGAGATTATGATCTATGATTTGGCTGGAAGGCTTTTATATCAAAACCAGCTATCTCATCAAAATCTGCAAAGTTTTGACTTGAGTCATTTGCAGGGAGCTTATTTGGTGCAATTGATTTCGGGTAGTGGAACACAAGTGGAAAAAGTGATATTGGAATAG
- a CDS encoding LamG-like jellyroll fold domain-containing protein encodes MKKLFYYLIIFLIIPFQFTNAQNNALTLSLDELMINSNMGLGTINVTVECWVNIPSVSEKGAFINVGNGSSGYGIGVGNGTWDSDGNELIIIYNEINWFPTGVNIGTGWHHIAFTIDAFSTARAFLDGKLVYTKNGFNAVSPANTVYIGSGGGGRNLSNGTMDEVRLWNIDRAEAEIRADMYKELVPADEANLVGYYKFNETSGQILSDETSNNNDGTLSAGINFTDHGIPSVAFFGPKKAMRFNTDDYVSISSIFGLGTTSVTLECWINLNSTSQKGAFVHIGNHNFGYGMGVGNSEWDNNGNQILILFDQSRWIPTGTNIGTGWHHVVLILDSNSDPIVYLDGELVYSDTGQSDPINPVSNSSIGSSQGGSRNLSDGIIDEVRIWNDIRSQSEIQQNMLKTLTGNEDNLVAYYKLDGNVVVDLSGNGNDGIIGGDGDESVTSTAFNSWLNTNSTSWETATNWSLGSLPSPTDNVGISNQNTNPVVSSTANCNDLLIEPGASLSLNDGASFINSGNLYIIGDFILKKSLTNDSKWHLISPPNNNTTANLFFGDYLQNWNESTGLWEQIDDENTTLTPVTAYGFFGTHAKASYSFTGDPNDGDQSISLTTSGSGGSYNKANAVGNPYPSSIDWDLVSGYGAKYTWNGTAYVAYPATGGFGLGSRYAAPCQGFFVLPSSSGTFTLTNSMRTHDGADGFEKAIQTIENGIIVYTQSNGYKDKLVIAFKEESSDEFEMDKDAYKILSNTENLSQIYSLSNIDKLSIDIRPETEIVQLGFQNTANGKYSIGMLETDGIASVELEDTKLNTIHDLSQGAYEFDWNMEDSEERFILHLKATATEELVEQEAQVYSSNGRVYIRQTSPMAFQSIQIFDLVGRVVYSSSLNQSELQNINLSHLKGTYLVQLIGESKNQTNKVIL; translated from the coding sequence ATGAAAAAATTATTCTACTATTTGATTATTTTTTTAATCATACCATTTCAATTTACAAATGCCCAAAATAATGCCTTAACCCTTAGTTTAGATGAACTAATGATCAATTCTAATATGGGATTAGGAACCATAAATGTAACTGTTGAATGTTGGGTAAACATTCCGTCTGTTAGTGAAAAGGGAGCTTTTATTAATGTAGGTAATGGATCTAGCGGTTATGGTATTGGTGTTGGCAATGGCACATGGGATTCAGATGGAAATGAACTTATTATCATATATAATGAAATTAATTGGTTTCCCACTGGAGTCAATATAGGAACAGGTTGGCATCATATAGCATTTACTATAGATGCTTTTTCAACTGCAAGAGCATTTCTTGACGGCAAATTGGTTTATACAAAAAATGGATTTAATGCTGTATCTCCAGCAAACACAGTATATATTGGCTCTGGTGGGGGTGGCAGAAATTTATCAAATGGCACTATGGATGAAGTTCGCCTATGGAATATTGATAGAGCTGAAGCAGAAATAAGAGCTGATATGTATAAAGAATTAGTACCAGCAGATGAAGCTAATCTGGTTGGTTACTATAAATTTAATGAAACAAGCGGACAAATTCTGAGTGATGAAACATCAAATAATAATGATGGAACACTAAGCGCTGGAATCAACTTTACTGACCATGGCATTCCATCTGTTGCGTTTTTTGGTCCTAAAAAGGCCATGCGGTTTAATACAGATGACTATGTTTCAATCTCTTCAATTTTTGGATTAGGAACAACGTCGGTTACTCTTGAATGTTGGATAAATCTGAATTCTACCAGCCAAAAAGGTGCTTTTGTTCATATTGGAAATCATAATTTTGGTTACGGAATGGGAGTGGGAAATTCTGAATGGGATAATAATGGAAACCAAATTCTAATCTTATTCGATCAAAGTCGTTGGATACCTACTGGAACAAATATTGGAACAGGTTGGCATCATGTCGTTTTGATTCTAGATAGCAATAGTGATCCAATTGTATATCTGGATGGAGAATTGGTTTATTCAGACACTGGACAATCAGATCCTATAAATCCAGTTTCTAATTCATCCATTGGTTCTTCACAAGGAGGCTCGAGAAATTTATCTGATGGAATTATAGACGAAGTGAGAATTTGGAATGATATTCGTAGCCAATCAGAGATTCAGCAGAATATGTTGAAAACACTTACTGGAAATGAAGATAACTTAGTAGCTTATTATAAGCTAGATGGCAATGTTGTGGTTGACTTATCAGGTAATGGAAATGATGGTATTATAGGTGGTGATGGAGATGAGTCTGTGACTTCAACCGCTTTTAACTCTTGGTTAAATACCAATTCAACATCCTGGGAAACAGCCACAAACTGGAGTCTTGGAAGTCTACCAAGTCCTACAGATAATGTGGGTATTAGTAATCAGAACACCAATCCAGTAGTATCATCTACTGCGAATTGTAATGATTTGCTTATTGAGCCTGGAGCAAGTCTAAGCTTAAATGATGGAGCATCATTCATCAACTCTGGAAATCTTTATATTATCGGAGATTTCATATTAAAAAAATCACTTACTAACGACAGTAAATGGCATTTAATATCCCCCCCAAATAATAATACCACAGCTAATCTCTTCTTTGGAGATTATTTACAAAACTGGAACGAATCTACAGGGCTATGGGAGCAAATAGATGATGAGAATACCACACTCACACCTGTTACAGCCTATGGTTTCTTTGGAACTCATGCAAAAGCTTCCTATAGCTTTACTGGAGATCCTAACGATGGAGATCAAAGCATTAGCCTTACCACATCTGGTTCTGGAGGAAGCTATAATAAAGCAAATGCTGTAGGAAACCCCTACCCTTCTTCTATTGATTGGGATTTAGTGAGTGGCTACGGTGCAAAGTATACATGGAATGGAACAGCTTATGTAGCTTATCCTGCTACAGGAGGATTTGGTTTAGGCTCCAGATATGCTGCACCATGTCAAGGTTTCTTCGTATTACCTAGTAGTTCTGGAACATTTACTTTAACAAACTCTATGAGAACTCATGATGGAGCTGATGGTTTTGAGAAAGCTATACAAACTATTGAAAATGGTATAATAGTTTATACACAATCTAATGGATATAAAGACAAACTAGTCATTGCCTTTAAAGAAGAGAGCTCAGATGAATTTGAAATGGATAAAGACGCTTATAAAATTCTAAGCAATACAGAAAACTTATCTCAAATCTATTCACTATCAAATATTGATAAGTTATCTATTGATATTCGTCCAGAAACCGAAATTGTTCAATTAGGATTTCAAAATACAGCAAATGGTAAATATTCTATTGGCATGTTAGAAACTGATGGCATTGCAAGTGTTGAATTAGAAGACACCAAACTAAACACCATCCACGACTTAAGCCAAGGTGCTTATGAATTCGATTGGAATATGGAAGATTCAGAGGAGCGTTTCATACTGCATCTTAAGGCTACCGCAACTGAAGAACTCGTTGAACAAGAAGCACAAGTATATAGTTCTAATGGTCGAGTTTATATTCGACAGACCTCCCCTATGGCATTTCAGTCTATACAAATATTTGATTTAGTGGGACGAGTGGTTTATTCAAGTAGCTTAAATCAATCAGAACTACAGAATATTAATTTGAGCCATTTAAAAGGTACTTATTTAGTTCAATTGATTGGAGAGAGTAAAAACCAAACCAACAAAGTCATTTTATAA